A window of the Deinococcus gobiensis I-0 genome harbors these coding sequences:
- the recN gene encoding DNA repair protein RecN → MTRKARTPTQDAPARRSTPPSAVSGPAPGPAGPGIARLEVRNLATIAQLSLDLGGGFCAFTGETGAGKSIIVDALGLLLGSRASSDLIRSGEDDLLVTGFWEGEQSASRRLSAQGRGNARLDGEVVSLRELQEWSQGRLTIHWQHSAVSLLSAANQRGLLDRRLDTRPYAAAYGRWRAASARLDELRASMRERARQIDLLTFQVQEIREVAPQSGEEEPLATDLARLANLDTVAQSAAAGLELLSDGEMNGLGMIAEALRALNAGAKYDPLTAQLQDELRAAQEGIRAVVGELRERAENSAPDPEELARVETRLAALGKLRAKYGPTLEDVVAFGDTAAAELETLEQDERDAGTLEDEVGTLLAEVRREGAHLDDARRKAAGPLAEELLAVIRELGMPHARMAFTLSPLEQPAAHGLSDVILLFGANPGEALGPLSDVASGGELSRVMLAISTVLGADTPSVVFDEVDAGIGGSAALAVAAQLARLARSRQVLVVTHLAQIAARADHHYKVEKSVEGGRTVSRVRLLTEDERLEEIARMLGGHTSEAALRHARELRGTASAG, encoded by the coding sequence GTGACCCGCAAGGCCCGCACCCCCACCCAGGACGCCCCCGCCCGGCGGTCCACGCCTCCTTCCGCCGTGTCCGGCCCCGCGCCGGGGCCCGCCGGTCCCGGCATCGCCCGGCTGGAGGTCCGGAACCTCGCCACCATCGCGCAGCTGTCGCTGGACTTGGGCGGGGGGTTCTGCGCCTTTACCGGCGAGACGGGCGCGGGCAAGAGCATCATCGTGGACGCGCTGGGGCTGCTGCTGGGGTCGCGGGCCAGCAGCGACCTGATCCGCAGCGGCGAGGACGACCTGCTGGTGACGGGTTTCTGGGAAGGCGAGCAGAGCGCCAGCCGCCGCCTGAGTGCGCAGGGCCGGGGCAACGCCCGGCTCGACGGCGAGGTCGTGAGCCTGCGCGAGTTGCAGGAGTGGTCGCAGGGCCGCCTCACGATCCACTGGCAGCACAGCGCGGTCAGCCTGCTCTCGGCGGCCAACCAGCGCGGGCTGCTCGACCGCCGCCTCGACACGCGGCCCTACGCGGCGGCCTACGGCCGGTGGCGCGCGGCGAGCGCCCGGCTGGACGAACTGCGCGCCAGCATGCGCGAGCGCGCCCGCCAGATCGACCTGCTGACCTTCCAGGTGCAGGAGATCCGGGAGGTGGCCCCGCAGTCCGGCGAGGAGGAACCGCTGGCGACCGACCTCGCGCGGCTCGCGAACCTGGATACGGTCGCGCAGTCGGCGGCGGCGGGCCTGGAACTGCTCAGCGACGGCGAGATGAACGGCCTGGGCATGATCGCCGAGGCGCTGCGGGCGCTGAACGCGGGCGCGAAGTACGACCCCCTCACCGCGCAGCTTCAGGACGAGCTGCGCGCGGCCCAGGAGGGCATCCGGGCGGTCGTGGGCGAGCTGCGCGAGCGTGCCGAGAACAGTGCCCCCGACCCCGAGGAACTCGCCCGCGTCGAGACGAGGCTCGCGGCACTGGGCAAGCTGCGGGCCAAGTACGGCCCGACCCTGGAGGACGTGGTCGCCTTCGGGGACACGGCCGCCGCCGAACTGGAGACGCTGGAACAGGACGAGCGCGACGCGGGCACGCTGGAGGACGAGGTCGGGACGCTGCTGGCCGAGGTACGCCGCGAGGGCGCGCACCTCGACGACGCGCGCCGGAAGGCGGCCGGACCGCTGGCCGAGGAACTGCTCGCGGTGATCCGCGAACTGGGAATGCCGCATGCGCGCATGGCCTTTACCCTCAGCCCGCTGGAGCAGCCCGCCGCGCACGGCCTGAGCGACGTGATCCTGCTGTTCGGCGCGAACCCCGGCGAGGCGCTGGGGCCGCTGTCGGACGTGGCCTCGGGCGGTGAGCTGTCGCGCGTGATGCTGGCGATCAGCACGGTGCTGGGGGCCGACACGCCCTCGGTGGTCTTCGACGAGGTGGACGCGGGCATCGGCGGCTCGGCGGCGCTGGCGGTGGCTGCGCAGCTCGCGCGGCTGGCGCGCAGCCGGCAGGTGCTCGTCGTGACCCACCTCGCGCAGATCGCCGCCCGCGCCGACCACCATTACAAGGTCGAGAAGAGCGTCGAGGGCGGCCGCACGGTCAGCCGTGTCCGGCTGCTGACCGAGGACGAGCGCCTGGAAGAGATCGCCCGGATGCTGGGTGGCCACACCTCCGAAGCGGCCCTGCGCCACGCGCGCGAGCTGCGGGGAACGGCCAGCGCGGGCTGA
- a CDS encoding phosphoenolpyruvate carboxylase codes for MGIRSDVNLLGRTLGQVLKEQEGEAFFELVERTRALVRDVRAGGDDRELRDLIAGLNEADASNLARAFTWYFQLVNLAEEYERVRVLSAQTGVRPQSLEQALLDLKAQGVGADEAEALLARLELELTFTAHPTEMRRRTVRNHLVEVARDIPQLSSPPIDEAAGERIAAHVEALWRTPELRRLKPTVQDEVKGGLNYVTSIAQALPMLQRDLSRAFARVYGRPTDARLPLRFSSWMGGDRDGNPFVTPQATRETLALHRERARELMLRAISQAYADLSQEDETQEDGPAEGGDSAQTPEHAPYRTELRELHNAVRDGRTVELLPRLEALRGRMEAEGQHRSAEQLLTPLLSLARVFGQHLVSLDIREHSGQTGAAVAELLRAAGVEADYLALPEHAKQELLTRELGSRRPLWPAGEPMPEALETAVGPIREVRDAARQVGPGAFGHYVISMSESVSDVLEPLLLAREVGFRVLPVPLFETLGDLERAPQVVWELLSLPEYRAVLGGDVQEIMLGYSDSNKDAGFLAANWALHEAQRKISDVCRRAGVHWRFFHGRGTSIGRGGGPASRAILGQPAGTIDAGIRITEQGEALADKYSHPVLARRNLEQALYGLMLAAARPTQDPPQAWMDAMDRAASSSAGAYRALVDDPEFIGFFERVTPIHEISRLNIASRPVRRPGAPTLGNLRAIPWVMSWTQNRANLPGWYGLHAGLGEIGLETARDMYANWPFFRTVLDNAQMSLAKSDPLIFTEYLQLLGDVAGGERLAAHLQQAYRDTVEAVQAVVGTELLGNEPRLRESIGLRNPYIDPIHRIQVELLRRSRAEEGGLDEYERPLMLSLQGIAAGVRNTG; via the coding sequence ATGGGCATTCGCAGTGACGTGAATCTGCTGGGACGCACGCTGGGACAGGTGCTCAAGGAACAGGAAGGCGAGGCCTTTTTCGAGCTGGTGGAGCGCACCCGCGCCCTGGTGCGCGACGTGCGGGCCGGGGGCGACGACCGCGAGCTGCGCGACCTGATCGCGGGGCTGAACGAGGCCGACGCCTCGAATCTCGCGCGGGCCTTCACGTGGTACTTCCAGCTCGTGAACCTCGCCGAGGAGTACGAGCGGGTCCGGGTCCTGAGTGCCCAGACCGGCGTGCGGCCCCAGAGCCTGGAGCAGGCGCTGCTGGACCTCAAGGCGCAGGGCGTGGGCGCCGACGAGGCCGAGGCCCTGCTCGCGCGGCTGGAGCTGGAGCTGACCTTCACCGCGCACCCGACCGAGATGCGGCGGCGCACGGTGCGCAACCACCTCGTCGAGGTGGCGCGCGACATCCCGCAGCTCAGCAGCCCCCCCATCGACGAGGCGGCGGGCGAGCGCATCGCCGCGCACGTCGAGGCGCTGTGGCGCACGCCCGAGCTGCGCCGCCTGAAGCCCACCGTGCAGGACGAGGTCAAGGGCGGCCTGAACTACGTGACCAGCATCGCCCAGGCCCTGCCGATGTTGCAGCGCGACCTCTCGCGGGCCTTCGCGCGGGTGTACGGCCGCCCCACGGACGCCCGACTGCCCCTGCGCTTCTCGTCGTGGATGGGGGGGGACCGCGACGGTAACCCCTTCGTGACGCCGCAGGCCACCCGCGAGACGCTGGCGCTGCACCGCGAACGCGCCCGCGAACTCATGCTGCGCGCCATCAGCCAGGCCTACGCCGACCTGAGCCAGGAAGACGAGACGCAGGAGGACGGCCCGGCCGAGGGCGGGGACAGCGCGCAGACCCCCGAGCACGCCCCCTACCGCACCGAACTGCGCGAGCTGCACAACGCGGTGCGCGACGGGCGGACGGTCGAGCTGCTGCCCCGCCTGGAGGCCCTGCGCGGGCGCATGGAAGCCGAGGGCCAGCACCGCAGCGCCGAGCAGCTGCTGACGCCGCTGCTGAGCCTCGCGCGCGTGTTCGGGCAGCACCTCGTGAGCCTAGACATCCGCGAGCACTCGGGGCAGACCGGCGCGGCAGTGGCCGAGCTGCTGCGCGCGGCAGGTGTCGAAGCCGACTACCTCGCCCTGCCCGAACACGCCAAGCAGGAACTCCTGACCCGCGAACTCGGGTCGCGGCGGCCCCTGTGGCCGGCGGGCGAACCGATGCCGGAAGCGCTGGAAACGGCGGTCGGCCCCATCCGCGAGGTACGCGACGCCGCGCGGCAGGTCGGGCCGGGGGCTTTCGGGCATTACGTCATCAGCATGTCCGAGAGCGTCAGCGACGTGCTCGAACCCCTGCTGCTGGCGCGCGAGGTGGGCTTCCGGGTGCTGCCGGTGCCGCTGTTCGAGACGCTGGGCGACCTGGAGCGCGCCCCGCAGGTCGTGTGGGAACTGCTCTCGCTGCCCGAGTACCGCGCGGTGCTGGGCGGCGACGTGCAGGAGATCATGCTGGGCTACAGCGACTCGAACAAGGACGCGGGCTTCCTGGCGGCCAACTGGGCGCTGCACGAAGCCCAGCGCAAGATCAGCGACGTGTGCCGCCGCGCCGGCGTTCACTGGCGCTTTTTCCACGGGCGCGGCACGAGCATCGGGCGCGGGGGCGGCCCGGCCAGCCGCGCGATCCTGGGGCAGCCGGCGGGCACCATCGACGCGGGCATCCGCATCACCGAGCAGGGCGAGGCGCTGGCCGACAAGTACAGCCACCCCGTGCTGGCACGGCGCAACCTCGAGCAGGCCCTGTACGGCCTGATGCTCGCGGCGGCCCGCCCCACCCAGGACCCGCCCCAGGCCTGGATGGACGCGATGGACCGCGCCGCGTCCAGCAGCGCCGGGGCCTACCGCGCGCTGGTAGACGACCCCGAGTTCATCGGCTTTTTCGAGCGGGTCACACCGATCCACGAGATCTCGCGCCTGAACATCGCCTCGCGGCCGGTGCGGCGGCCCGGCGCGCCCACCCTGGGCAACCTGCGCGCCATTCCCTGGGTCATGAGCTGGACGCAGAACCGCGCCAACCTGCCCGGCTGGTACGGCCTGCACGCGGGCCTGGGCGAGATCGGGCTGGAGACGGCGCGGGACATGTACGCGAACTGGCCCTTTTTCCGCACGGTCCTGGACAACGCCCAGATGAGCCTCGCCAAGAGCGACCCCCTGATCTTCACCGAGTACCTCCAGCTGTTGGGAGACGTGGCGGGGGGCGAGCGGCTGGCCGCGCACCTCCAGCAGGCCTACCGTGACACCGTGGAGGCCGTGCAGGCGGTCGTGGGCACCGAACTGCTGGGCAACGAGCCGAGGCTGCGCGAGAGCATCGGGCTGCGCAACCCGTACATCGACCCCATCCACCGCATCCAGGTCGAGCTGCTGCGCCGGTCGCGCGCCGAGGAGGGCGGCCTGGACGAGTACGAGCGCCCACTCATGCTGAGCCTTCAGGGCATCGCGGCGGGCGTGCGCAACACCGGCTGA
- the ilvD gene encoding dihydroxy-acid dehydratase → MTDTTVKRKLNWNSHHVTQGDERAPNRAMLRAVGFQDGDFEKPIIGVAHAQSNITPCNNGLGELAGHITDAITGGGGMPQVYGTITVSDGISMGTEGMKCSLVSREVIADSIETVSRGQSHDGVIVVGGCDKNMPGAMIGISRLNIPAIFVYGGTIKPGHHNGQDLTIVSVFEAVGSFGAGKISREEFEAVEKKACPGNGSCGGMYTANTMSSAFEAMGMSLPYSSTMSAVDAEKATSSADSARALLKLIEHDIRPKDILTKKAFENAITVIMAVGGSTNAVLHLMAIAHAADIDLTLEDFERIRERTPVFCDLKPSGKYVATDLHEVGGIPRVMKMLLKAGLLHGDCLTVTGKTVAENLADEPEEPNAGQDVIRDYNDPLYVQGHLAILRGNLAPEGSVAKISGLKSIKITGPARVFDSEEDAMHAIMGDQIRAGDVLVIRYEGPKGGPGMREMLSPTSAIIGKGLGDSVGLITDGRFSGGTYGLVVGHVAPEAYVGGPIALVHEGDTIELNAETCELTLHVPEDELARRRSEWVAPAPRYTRGVLAKYAKLVSSAAVGAYTD, encoded by the coding sequence ATGACGGATACGACGGTCAAGCGCAAACTCAACTGGAACTCGCATCACGTCACGCAGGGCGACGAGCGCGCCCCCAACCGGGCCATGCTGCGCGCCGTGGGCTTTCAGGACGGCGACTTCGAGAAGCCGATCATCGGGGTGGCGCACGCACAGAGCAACATCACGCCCTGCAACAACGGGCTGGGCGAACTGGCCGGGCACATCACCGACGCGATTACGGGCGGCGGCGGGATGCCCCAGGTCTACGGGACCATCACCGTGTCCGACGGCATCTCGATGGGCACCGAGGGCATGAAGTGCAGCCTCGTGAGCCGCGAAGTGATCGCGGACTCGATCGAGACCGTCAGCCGGGGCCAGTCGCACGACGGCGTGATCGTGGTGGGCGGCTGCGACAAGAACATGCCCGGCGCCATGATCGGCATCAGCCGCCTGAACATCCCGGCGATCTTCGTGTACGGCGGCACCATCAAGCCGGGGCACCACAACGGCCAGGACCTGACCATCGTCTCGGTGTTCGAGGCGGTCGGGTCTTTCGGCGCGGGCAAGATCAGCCGCGAGGAATTCGAGGCGGTCGAGAAGAAGGCCTGCCCCGGCAACGGCTCGTGCGGCGGCATGTACACCGCCAACACCATGAGCAGCGCCTTCGAGGCGATGGGCATGAGCCTGCCGTACTCCTCGACCATGAGCGCGGTGGACGCCGAGAAGGCCACCTCCAGCGCCGACAGCGCCCGCGCGCTGCTCAAGCTCATCGAACACGACATCCGGCCCAAGGACATCCTGACCAAGAAGGCCTTCGAGAACGCCATCACGGTCATCATGGCGGTGGGCGGCAGCACGAACGCGGTGCTGCACCTCATGGCCATCGCGCACGCCGCCGACATCGACCTCACGCTGGAGGACTTCGAGCGCATCCGCGAGCGCACGCCGGTCTTCTGCGACCTCAAGCCCAGCGGCAAGTACGTGGCGACCGACCTGCACGAGGTGGGCGGCATTCCGCGCGTCATGAAGATGCTACTGAAGGCCGGGCTGCTGCACGGCGACTGCCTGACCGTGACCGGCAAGACGGTGGCCGAGAACCTGGCCGACGAGCCGGAAGAGCCCAACGCTGGCCAGGACGTGATCCGCGACTACAACGACCCGCTGTACGTGCAGGGCCACCTCGCCATCCTGCGCGGCAACCTCGCGCCCGAGGGCAGCGTCGCCAAGATCTCGGGGCTCAAGAGCATCAAGATCACCGGCCCGGCGCGCGTCTTCGACAGCGAGGAAGACGCCATGCACGCCATCATGGGCGACCAGATCCGCGCCGGGGACGTGCTCGTCATCCGCTACGAGGGACCCAAGGGCGGCCCCGGCATGCGCGAGATGCTCTCGCCCACCTCGGCCATCATCGGCAAGGGCCTGGGCGACAGCGTGGGCCTGATCACCGACGGGCGCTTCTCGGGCGGCACCTACGGGCTGGTCGTGGGCCACGTCGCGCCCGAGGCCTACGTGGGCGGCCCCATCGCGCTGGTGCACGAGGGCGACACCATCGAACTGAACGCCGAGACCTGCGAGCTGACGCTGCACGTGCCGGAAGACGAGCTCGCCCGGCGCAGGTCGGAGTGGGTCGCGCCCGCACCCCGCTACACGCGCGGCGTGCTCGCCAAGTACGCCAAACTGGTCAGCAGCGCGGCGGTAGGGGCCTACACCGACTGA
- a CDS encoding aldo/keto reductase, whose amino-acid sequence MDYVRLGQSGLKVSRISLGTMTYGDPAWRDWVLPEEQSRPFYRRALDLGINFFDTADVYSLGVSEEITGRALKDFARRDQVVIATKVHGKMGDGPNDQGLSRGHILSAAQASLKRLGTDYIDLYQIHRFDPETPILETMTALHDLVRMGAVRYIGASSMAAYQFAKMQHVADLHGLTRFVSMQNHYNLVYREEEREMLPLCREDGVGVIPWSPLARGFLTGNRKGGEAQTTRARSDKFGESMYRTEDDYAVQARVAEVAAQIGVPAAQVATAWLLAQPGVSAPIIGASKMPHLEDAVAALSVSLTPEQLAALEEPYRPHPVLGF is encoded by the coding sequence ATGGACTATGTACGGTTGGGACAGAGCGGCCTGAAGGTCTCGCGGATTTCGCTGGGCACCATGACCTACGGCGACCCGGCGTGGCGCGACTGGGTGCTGCCCGAGGAGCAGAGCCGCCCCTTCTACCGGCGGGCGCTGGACCTGGGCATCAACTTCTTCGACACGGCCGACGTGTACTCGCTGGGCGTCAGCGAGGAGATCACCGGCCGGGCGCTGAAGGACTTCGCCCGCCGCGATCAGGTGGTCATCGCCACGAAGGTCCATGGCAAGATGGGCGACGGCCCCAACGACCAGGGCCTCTCGCGCGGGCACATCCTGAGCGCGGCGCAGGCCAGCCTGAAGCGGCTGGGGACCGACTACATCGACCTCTACCAGATTCACCGCTTCGACCCCGAGACGCCCATCCTGGAGACCATGACGGCGCTGCACGACCTCGTGCGCATGGGGGCGGTGCGCTACATCGGTGCGAGCAGTATGGCCGCCTACCAGTTCGCCAAGATGCAGCACGTGGCCGACCTGCACGGCCTGACCCGGTTCGTGAGCATGCAGAACCACTACAACCTCGTGTACCGCGAGGAGGAGCGCGAAATGCTGCCGCTGTGCCGCGAGGACGGCGTGGGTGTCATCCCCTGGAGCCCGCTGGCGCGGGGCTTCCTGACCGGCAACCGCAAGGGCGGCGAGGCCCAGACCACCCGGGCCCGCAGCGACAAGTTCGGCGAGTCGATGTACCGCACCGAGGACGACTACGCCGTGCAGGCGCGCGTGGCCGAGGTCGCCGCGCAGATCGGTGTACCCGCCGCCCAGGTGGCGACCGCGTGGCTGCTGGCCCAGCCGGGGGTAAGTGCGCCCATCATCGGCGCGAGCAAGATGCCCCATCTCGAGGACGCGGTGGCGGCCCTGTCGGTGTCGCTCACGCCTGAGCAGCTGGCGGCGCTCGAAGAGCCCTACCGCCCACACCCGGTCCTGGGGTTCTGA
- a CDS encoding chromate transporter translates to MSLPVGHALNEWPALLLEFARLGLISFGGTNIAEMERVLVGERGWITATTLANGFALGQLMPGPNMLAVTHYGYVAAGPWGALLATLAFYGPTALLSAAAALLWRRHSARPVVGAFRSALLPFGGGVILAGALVLGQTSVRGALAAILALVCLLLLWKTKVNSALVVLGAAAVGALLGL, encoded by the coding sequence ATGAGCCTGCCGGTCGGCCACGCCCTGAACGAGTGGCCCGCCCTGCTGCTGGAATTCGCGCGCCTGGGCCTGATCAGTTTCGGCGGCACCAACATCGCCGAGATGGAGCGCGTGCTGGTCGGCGAGCGCGGCTGGATCACCGCGACCACCCTCGCCAACGGCTTCGCGCTGGGCCAGCTCATGCCGGGGCCGAACATGCTGGCGGTCACGCACTACGGCTATGTGGCGGCCGGACCCTGGGGCGCGCTGCTGGCGACCCTGGCCTTCTACGGCCCGACCGCCCTGCTCAGCGCCGCCGCCGCGCTGCTGTGGCGGCGGCACAGCGCGCGCCCTGTCGTGGGGGCCTTTCGCAGCGCGCTGCTGCCCTTCGGCGGCGGCGTGATCCTCGCGGGCGCGCTGGTCCTGGGCCAGACCAGCGTACGCGGCGCCCTGGCGGCGATTCTGGCCCTGGTGTGCCTGCTCCTGCTCTGGAAGACCAAGGTCAACTCGGCCCTGGTGGTGCTGGGCGCGGCGGCGGTTGGGGCACTGCTGGGGCTGTAG
- a CDS encoding chromate transporter: MTTSLPGARPLLPPEGDPAGERPPDPTPALLLRTFVGVALAGVGGGLPAHTRRAVTTHGWLDDDDFAETFTLAQLTPGPNAVNLAAMIGARLAGGAGALAAVCGVLLPGLAAMMAVTLVTLSLPGGLPAWLQSALHGAACAALAIMLTAAWPVVRVGARVRGGPVLTALAFVALGVLRLDLLPVLVVLVGVGLALNWPRPERGA, translated from the coding sequence ATGACCACTTCCCTGCCCGGCGCGCGGCCCCTCCTCCCGCCGGAGGGCGACCCGGCCGGGGAACGTCCCCCGGACCCCACCCCGGCCCTGCTGCTGCGCACCTTCGTCGGGGTGGCGCTCGCGGGGGTCGGCGGCGGGCTGCCCGCCCACACGCGCCGGGCCGTGACCACGCACGGCTGGCTGGACGACGACGACTTCGCCGAGACCTTTACCCTGGCACAGCTCACGCCCGGGCCCAACGCGGTGAACCTCGCGGCCATGATCGGCGCGCGCCTCGCCGGGGGGGCCGGGGCGCTGGCAGCCGTGTGCGGGGTGCTGCTGCCGGGCCTGGCCGCCATGATGGCCGTGACCCTGGTGACCCTGAGCCTGCCCGGCGGCCTGCCCGCCTGGCTCCAGAGTGCGCTGCACGGCGCGGCCTGCGCGGCCCTGGCCATCATGCTCACGGCGGCGTGGCCGGTGGTGCGTGTGGGCGCGCGGGTGCGCGGCGGGCCGGTCCTGACCGCGCTGGCCTTCGTGGCGCTGGGCGTGTTGCGCCTGGACCTGCTGCCGGTGCTGGTCGTGCTGGTGGGCGTGGGCCTGGCCCTCAACTGGCCCCGGCCGGAGCGCGGCGCATGA
- a CDS encoding spermidine synthase, producing MNSRMHASEDALAELGCAPVLARPAPHVLIGGLGMGFTLAAALRVLGPGARVTVAELVPDVAEWNRGELGACAGRPLDDPRAAVVVGDVAARLREAAGSLDAVLLDVDNGPGGLTSESNGWLYSAAGLRAAHRALRPGGTLAVWSAHAAPAFTARFGKAGFEVQTHRVRERPGKGAVHTVWVGVRGG from the coding sequence ATGAACAGCCGCATGCACGCCTCCGAGGACGCCCTGGCCGAACTGGGCTGCGCGCCGGTCCTCGCGCGCCCGGCCCCCCACGTCCTGATCGGTGGGCTGGGCATGGGCTTCACGCTCGCGGCGGCGCTGCGGGTGCTGGGGCCGGGCGCGCGGGTCACGGTGGCCGAACTGGTGCCGGACGTAGCCGAGTGGAACCGGGGCGAGCTGGGCGCCTGCGCCGGCCGGCCACTGGACGACCCGCGCGCCGCCGTGGTGGTGGGCGACGTGGCCGCGCGGCTGCGGGAGGCGGCCGGCAGCCTCGACGCCGTGCTGCTGGATGTGGACAACGGCCCCGGCGGCCTGACGAGCGAGTCGAACGGCTGGCTGTACTCGGCCGCCGGGCTCAGGGCCGCGCACCGGGCGCTGCGGCCCGGCGGCACCCTGGCCGTGTGGTCGGCCCACGCCGCCCCCGCCTTTACGGCGCGGTTCGGGAAGGCCGGGTTCGAGGTCCAGACCCACCGGGTCCGCGAGCGCCCCGGCAAGGGCGCGGTGCATACCGTATGGGTGGGCGTGCGCGGCGGCTGA
- a CDS encoding TIGR00282 family metallophosphoesterase produces MLRVLFIGDVFGQPGRRVLGAQLPRLRADVDFAVVNMENSAGGFGMHREAADAALKAGADCLTLGNHAWHHRDIYGLMGDEMRYPIVRPLNFSDPGTPGVGWRTFEVPVRGGGTERLTVVNLLGRVFMDGVANPFRAIDDLLERGDLGYVFVDMHAEATSEKMAMGWHLDGRAAAVIGTHTHVPTADTRLLPRGTAYQTDAGFTGPHDSVIGSAPAAPIERFLTERPHRFGVAEGRAELNGVIVQMEGGHATHIERYRFVEE; encoded by the coding sequence ATGTTGCGGGTGCTGTTTATCGGGGACGTGTTCGGCCAGCCGGGAAGGCGGGTGCTCGGCGCGCAGCTGCCACGGCTGCGCGCCGACGTCGATTTCGCGGTCGTGAACATGGAGAACTCAGCCGGGGGCTTCGGCATGCACCGCGAGGCCGCCGACGCGGCCCTGAAGGCCGGGGCCGATTGCCTGACGCTGGGCAACCATGCCTGGCATCACCGCGACATCTACGGGCTGATGGGCGACGAGATGCGCTACCCCATCGTGCGTCCGCTGAACTTCAGCGACCCCGGCACGCCCGGCGTGGGCTGGCGCACCTTCGAGGTGCCGGTCCGGGGCGGCGGGACCGAGCGCCTGACGGTGGTCAACCTGCTGGGGCGGGTGTTCATGGATGGGGTCGCCAACCCCTTCCGGGCCATCGACGACCTGCTGGAGCGCGGCGACCTCGGGTACGTCTTCGTGGACATGCACGCCGAGGCCACCAGCGAAAAGATGGCGATGGGCTGGCACCTCGACGGCCGGGCGGCAGCCGTGATCGGCACGCACACGCACGTACCCACGGCCGACACGCGCCTGCTGCCGCGCGGGACCGCCTACCAGACCGACGCCGGATTCACCGGGCCGCACGACTCGGTGATCGGGTCGGCCCCGGCCGCGCCCATCGAGCGTTTTCTGACCGAGCGCCCGCACCGCTTCGGGGTGGCCGAGGGCCGCGCGGAGCTCAACGGCGTGATTGTCCAGATGGAGGGCGGGCACGCCACCCACATAGAGCGCTACCGTTTCGTCGAAGAGTAG
- a CDS encoding N-acetylmuramoyl-L-alanine amidase family protein produces the protein MTCSSSAVRAPLPLRRVFVLGALCLSLAGPAAQAAPRVGTHRGYTRLVFDLPAGASAAKPRTALSGTRFQVTLGQSLKTESGSLSAPGVRAYAVKGAAVTVTLAPGHAKATATVLPRSGAQPARLVVDVPTSAGAAKVPARPATQSTPAARPAATVRPASTRAVTRPRVVIDAGHGGIDPGMTSRWVTEKDVTLAVARRVRDVLRARGVDVVMVRDSDRHLSADKATDLDARSRLATTGEVSAYISIHVNAGGPSAQGIETYYFGQPLGGQSRSLAVAENGGGSVGQELTRQAAGKAQNVLGDIVAQAKLSFSRQLAQQVQHSLIQSTGAMNRGVHTDAFYVIRNPNTAAILTEIGFGSSPKEGPLLATGAYRDRVGSAIAQAILSFLHMD, from the coding sequence GTGACCTGTTCCTCTTCCGCTGTCCGTGCGCCGCTGCCCCTGCGGCGGGTATTCGTCCTGGGGGCGCTGTGTCTGAGCTTGGCCGGGCCGGCTGCACAGGCCGCGCCGCGCGTGGGGACCCACAGAGGCTACACGCGGCTGGTGTTCGACCTGCCGGCGGGGGCCAGCGCCGCGAAGCCCAGGACGGCCCTCTCGGGCACCCGCTTTCAGGTGACGCTGGGCCAGTCCCTGAAGACCGAGTCGGGCAGCCTGTCGGCGCCGGGCGTGCGCGCCTACGCGGTCAAGGGGGCGGCCGTGACCGTCACCCTGGCCCCCGGCCACGCCAAGGCGACGGCCACGGTGCTGCCCCGCAGCGGCGCGCAGCCGGCCCGGCTGGTCGTGGACGTGCCCACCAGTGCCGGCGCGGCCAAGGTGCCGGCCCGCCCGGCCACGCAGTCCACCCCGGCCGCCCGCCCGGCCGCGACGGTGCGGCCCGCCAGCACCCGCGCTGTCACCCGCCCGCGCGTGGTTATCGACGCGGGGCACGGCGGCATCGACCCCGGCATGACCAGCCGCTGGGTCACCGAGAAGGACGTGACCCTGGCGGTGGCCCGCCGGGTGCGTGACGTGCTGCGCGCGCGCGGTGTGGACGTGGTGATGGTGCGCGACAGCGACCGGCACCTCAGCGCCGACAAGGCCACCGACCTCGACGCCCGCTCGCGCCTCGCCACGACCGGCGAGGTCAGCGCCTATATCAGCATCCACGTCAACGCGGGGGGACCGTCGGCGCAGGGCATCGAGACCTATTACTTCGGGCAGCCGCTGGGGGGCCAGAGCCGCAGCCTCGCGGTCGCGGAAAACGGCGGCGGCAGCGTGGGCCAGGAACTTACCCGCCAGGCCGCCGGCAAGGCGCAGAACGTGCTGGGCGACATCGTGGCGCAGGCCAAGCTCAGCTTCTCGCGCCAGCTCGCCCAGCAGGTGCAGCACAGCCTGATCCAGAGTACGGGGGCCATGAACCGGGGCGTGCATACCGACGCTTTCTACGTCATCCGTAACCCCAACACGGCCGCCATCCTCACCGAGATCGGCTTCGGCAGCAGCCCGAAGGAAGGGCCGCTGCTCGCCACCGGGGCCTACCGCGACCGCGTCGGCTCGGCCATCGCCCAGGCGATCCTGAGCTTCCTGCACATGGACTGA